A single genomic interval of Burkholderia sp. HI2500 harbors:
- a CDS encoding metal-dependent hydrolase family protein — protein MTITVLQGGNVLDLERGVLLDHHHVVIDGERIVEVTDQPVDFPNAQVIDVRGKTVMPGFIDCHVHVLASNANLGVNATQPNILAAIRSLPILDAMLSRGFTSVRDAGGADWSLMQAVETGLVSGPRIFPSGKALSQTGGHGDFRPRGDLLEPCSCCFRTGAIARVVDGVEGVRLAVREEIQKGATQIKIMASGGVASPTDPIANTQYSEDEIRAIVDEAEAANTYVMAHAYTGRAIARAVRCGVRTIEHGNLVDEAAAKLMHERGAFVVPTLVTYDALAKHGAEFGMPPDSVAKVASVQQKGRESLEIYANAGVKMGFGSDLLGEMHSFQSGEFRIRAEVLGNLEALRSATTVAAEIVNMQGQLGVVAVGAIADLVVLDGNPLEDIGVVADEGARVEYVLQRGALVKRQASGR, from the coding sequence TTCCGAATGCGCAGGTGATCGACGTGCGCGGCAAGACCGTGATGCCGGGGTTCATCGATTGCCATGTGCACGTGCTGGCTTCGAATGCGAACCTCGGTGTGAATGCGACGCAGCCGAATATTCTTGCCGCGATTCGGTCGTTGCCGATTCTCGATGCGATGTTGTCGCGTGGGTTCACCAGCGTGAGGGATGCTGGGGGCGCGGACTGGAGCTTGATGCAGGCCGTCGAAACCGGGCTGGTGTCGGGGCCGCGGATTTTTCCGTCGGGCAAGGCGTTGTCGCAGACCGGCGGGCATGGGGACTTTCGGCCTCGTGGGGATTTGCTGGAGCCTTGTTCTTGCTGCTTCAGGACGGGGGCGATTGCTCGGGTGGTGGACGGGGTCGAAGGTGTGCGGCTCGCCGTGCGCGAAGAAATTCAGAAAGGCGCGACGCAGATCAAGATCATGGCGTCAGGGGGCGTGGCTTCGCCGACCGACCCGATTGCGAACACGCAGTATTCCGAGGACGAGATTCGGGCCATCGTGGATGAAGCCGAGGCCGCGAATACTTATGTGATGGCGCATGCGTATACGGGGCGGGCGATTGCTCGGGCAGTGCGATGTGGGGTTAGGACGATCGAGCATGGGAATCTCGTGGATGAGGCTGCGGCGAAGCTGATGCACGAGCGTGGGGCGTTTGTGGTTCCTACGCTTGTGACTTACGACGCGCTGGCCAAACACGGCGCGGAGTTCGGGATGCCGCCGGATTCGGTGGCAAAAGTGGCTTCCGTTCAGCAGAAAGGACGCGAATCGCTGGAAATCTATGCGAACGCCGGCGTGAAGATGGGGTTCGGGTCGGATCTACTCGGGGAAATGCACTCCTTTCAAAGCGGAGAGTTCCGGATCCGGGCGGAGGTGCTGGGGAATCTGGAAGCGCTCCGGTCGGCGACGACCGTGGCGGCGGAGATCGTCAATATGCAGGGGCAGCTCGGGGTGGTTGCCGTGGGGGCGATCGCCGACCTCGTCGTGCTGGATGGGAATCCGCTTGAGGATATCGGAGTCGTGGCCGATGAAGGCGCGCGGGTCGAGTATGTGTTGCAGCGGGGGGCGCTTGTGAAACGCCAAGCCAGCGGGCGTTGA